The genomic window GGTGCTGGGGGGGCTGCGGGGACGAACCCTCGCCTGGGTCGGTGACGCCAACAACGTGTGCCGCTCGTTGCTCCTCGGGGGAGCGCTGGCTGGGATGCGCATGCGCGTGGCGTCACCGCCGGCGTTCAGCCTGGATGACGCCGACGCTGATCGAATCGTGTCGCTCGGCGGCGACCTCGAGCTGGTCGAGCGGCCGGAGCTCGCCGCCGCCGGGGCCGACGCGGTCCACACCGACGTGTGGGTGTCGATGGGCCAGGAGGCCGATGCCGCCGCACGCCGCCGAGCCTTCGACGGGTTCACCGTGGACGAGGCGCTCATGGCCCGGGCGGCGCCCGATGCTGTGGTCCTGCACTGTCTGCCTGCCCATCGGGGCGAGGAGATCGCCGCCAGCGTCGTCGACGGGCCACGCAGCGTGGTGTGGCGTCAGGCCGAGAACCGTCTGCACGCCGCGCGCGGCCTGCTGCTGTGGCTGCTCGACGCGAAGCCGGACGGCGCCGCATGGTCGCCGGTGGCCGAGGCGAGCGGGGCAGCTGGAACACCGCGGACGGGTCGATGAAGTTGGCCAAGAGCCAGCGACAGCACCGCGTCGCCCGGATCCTGGAGGGCCATGCCGTGACGAGCCAGCCCCAGCTCGTCGAGCTGCTGGCCCAAGACGGCGTGGAGGCCACACAGGCCACGGTGTCGCGGGACCTCGAGGAGCTCGGGGCGGTCAAGGTCCGGGTGCCGGGAGGAGACAGCGTCTACGCCATCCCCGAGCTGCCCCGGGACCAGGTGGCGCCGGAGGACCATCTCCGCCGGGTGCTGGCCGACTGGGTGGTCGAGGTGGTGCACTCGGCCAACGTGGTCGTGCTGCGGACCCCGCCGGGATCGGCCCACGTGGTCGGGTCGGCGCTCGACCGGGCCGGGCTCGACGGGGTCATCGGTACCGTTGCGGGCGACGACACGGTGCTCGTGGTGGCCTCCGAGGGGGCGGGTGGGGCCGAGATGGCCCGACGGCTCGCCGCCCGGGCCGGCCTCTGAGGCCTGTGGGCTCGAGGACGAACAAAGAGACGAGAGGAGCGTTGCGTGCCCAAGCGAGTGGTCCTGGCCTACAGCGGCGGACTGGACACGTCGGTGGCAGTGCGGTGGCTGGGCGAGGAGATGGGCATGGAGGTCATCGCCCTCGCTGCCGACGTGGGGCAGGGAGGTGACTTCGACGGCCTCCGCCAGCGGGCGTTGGCCGCCGGCGCCGTGGAAGCAATCATCGTCGACGCGCGCGAGGAGTTCGCGCGCGACTTCGTCGCCCCCGCCCTGCGGGCGAACGCCCGTTACGAGGGCAAGTACCCGCTCGTGTCCGCCCTCTCGCGTCCTCTCATCGTCCGCCACCTGGTCGCCGCCGCTCGGGAGCACGGGGCCGATGCCGTCGCCCACGGCTGCACGGGCAAGGGCAACGACCAGGTCCGCTTCGAGGTGTCGACCCGTGCCCTGGCGCCGGACCTGCAGACCGTTGCGCCCGTGCGAGGTTGGGGGCTGACCCGCGAGCAGTCGATCGAGTACGCCGAGCGCTTCGACATTCCCGTCACGGTCACCAGGGCCAGCCCGTACTCGATCGACCAGAACCTCTGGGGGCGGACCATCGAATGCGGGATCCTCGAGGACCCGTGGTCCCAGCCGCCGGAGGAGGTCTTCGAGCTCACGACCCCCACGGCGGAGCAGCCGGTCGAAATGGTGCTCGGCTTCGAGGACGGTCTTCCGACCACGATCGACGGTCGACGACTGCCCTTGCACGAGCTGATCGGCGAGATCACCAGGGTCGTCGGCTCCTACGGCTGGGGTCGCGTGGACATGGTCGAGAACCGCCGGGTCGGCATCAAGAGCCGCGAGGTCTACGAGTGCCCAGGAGCGCTGGCCCTGCTGATGGCGCACGCCGATCTGGAGGACCTCACCCTCGAGCGCGACCTGGCCCACGAGAAGGCCCGCCTCGAGCCCCGCTGGGCGGAGTTGGTGTACGACGGGCTGTGGTACTCGCCGCTGAAGGGGGCCCTCGACGCCTTCGTCCTCGAGAGCCAGCGGCGCGTCGCTGGAGAGGTTCGGCTGCGTTGCGAGGTCCCCGGCCGCTGTTTCGTTGCAGGCCGCCGCAGCCCGGTCGGCCTGTACGACTACGAGCTGGCCACGTATGAGGCAGCCGACGCCTTCCACCACGAGGATGCGGCGGGGTTCGTGCGCCTGTGGGGCCTGGGGGTCGAAACGTGGGCGGCCCGACAGCCGCCCCCGTCGGGCCGGCCGCCACCGAGTCGATGAGCCTCTGGAAGGAGCGCTTCGGGGTGGCGCCCGCCGACCCGGTGGTGGCGTTCACCGAGAGCCTCTCGTTCGATGTCCGCCTGGCGGGCGACGACCTGTCCGGCTCCAGGGCGCACGTGCGCGGATTGGAGGGGGCCGGCATCCTCACCACCGACGAGCGTGACGACCTCCTCGCCGCCCTCGACCGGGTCGGGGCGGAGCTGGAGGGCGGCCACTTCGCCTTCGCCGAGGGCGACGAGGACATTCACACCGCGCTGGAGCGGCGGGTGACCGAGCTGGCGGGAGAGGTCGGGGCCAAGCTGCACGCCGGCCGCAGCCGCAACGATCAGGTGGCCACGGCGTTGCGCCTCTATACCAGGCGCGAGCTGCGGGACCTGGCCCGGGCGATCCTCAGGGTGCAGACGGTGCTGGCGGACCGGGCCGACGAGGCCGGTGACGCGTACCTGCCCGGGTACACCCACCTCCAGCGGGCGCAACCGGTCCTGCTGGCCCATCACCTCCTCGCCCACGGCTGGGCCCTGGCGCGCGACGTCGACCGACTCGTCGCCACCGTGGACCGGCTCGACGTGTCACCGTTGGGTGCGGGGGCCCTGGCCGGTTCCTCGCTGGCGCTCGACCCCGACGC from Acidimicrobiales bacterium includes these protein-coding regions:
- the argF gene encoding ornithine carbamoyltransferase, giving the protein MTRHLLETDDLAADELAAVLDLAREPRPRPVLAGRGAALVFEKPSNRTRNATEMAVVQLGGHPISIRGEEVGLGTRETAEDIARTLACYHAVIGARVQDHGNLERMAAALDASGTAVPLINLLSDRAHPCQALADLLTMQEVLGGLRGRTLAWVGDANNVCRSLLLGGALAGMRMRVASPPAFSLDDADADRIVSLGGDLELVERPELAAAGADAVHTDVWVSMGQEADAAARRRAFDGFTVDEALMARAAPDAVVLHCLPAHRGEEIAASVVDGPRSVVWRQAENRLHAARGLLLWLLDAKPDGAAWSPVAEASGAAGTPRTGR
- a CDS encoding argininosuccinate synthase — encoded protein: MPKRVVLAYSGGLDTSVAVRWLGEEMGMEVIALAADVGQGGDFDGLRQRALAAGAVEAIIVDAREEFARDFVAPALRANARYEGKYPLVSALSRPLIVRHLVAAAREHGADAVAHGCTGKGNDQVRFEVSTRALAPDLQTVAPVRGWGLTREQSIEYAERFDIPVTVTRASPYSIDQNLWGRTIECGILEDPWSQPPEEVFELTTPTAEQPVEMVLGFEDGLPTTIDGRRLPLHELIGEITRVVGSYGWGRVDMVENRRVGIKSREVYECPGALALLMAHADLEDLTLERDLAHEKARLEPRWAELVYDGLWYSPLKGALDAFVLESQRRVAGEVRLRCEVPGRCFVAGRRSPVGLYDYELATYEAADAFHHEDAAGFVRLWGLGVETWAARQPPPSGRPPPSR
- the argR gene encoding arginine repressor; translation: MKLAKSQRQHRVARILEGHAVTSQPQLVELLAQDGVEATQATVSRDLEELGAVKVRVPGGDSVYAIPELPRDQVAPEDHLRRVLADWVVEVVHSANVVVLRTPPGSAHVVGSALDRAGLDGVIGTVAGDDTVLVVASEGAGGAEMARRLAARAGL